Proteins from a genomic interval of Polaribacter sp. Q13:
- the rimM gene encoding ribosome maturation factor RimM (Essential for efficient processing of 16S rRNA): MRKEDCFYLGKIVTKYSFKGEVVIKLDTDEPELYTEMESVYVEFGTNLVPFFIDKSSLHKGNQLRVQFEDIYSDEEADSILKCGVYLPNTMLPKLTGDKFYYHEVIGFTVVDANFGEVGQIVHINDKAAQPLFEIDRDGTEIFIPMVDEFIKKVDRENKTIQVDTPQGLIDLYLS, encoded by the coding sequence ATGCGTAAAGAAGATTGTTTTTATTTAGGCAAAATCGTTACAAAATATAGTTTTAAGGGTGAAGTGGTTATCAAATTAGATACCGACGAGCCTGAGTTGTACACAGAAATGGAATCAGTTTATGTCGAATTCGGGACAAACTTGGTTCCATTTTTTATTGATAAAAGTTCACTACATAAAGGGAATCAGTTACGCGTTCAGTTTGAAGATATTTATTCTGATGAAGAAGCCGATTCTATTTTAAAATGTGGTGTTTATTTACCAAATACAATGTTGCCAAAATTAACTGGCGATAAGTTTTACTATCATGAAGTAATTGGTTTTACCGTTGTGGATGCTAATTTTGGAGAAGTGGGGCAGATTGTTCATATAAATGACAAAGCTGCACAACCTCTTTTTGAAATTGACAGAGATGGAACGGAAATTTTTATTCCGATGGTAGATGAATTTATTAAAAAAGTAGATAGAGAAAACAAAACAATTCAAGTGGATACTCCGCAAGGGTTGATAGATTTGTATTTGTCTTAA
- a CDS encoding 30S ribosomal protein S16 produces MSVKIRLQRHGKKGKPFYWIVAADARAKRDGKYLEKIGTYNPNVNPAVIDLDVDLAVTWLQNGAQPTDTAKNILSYKGAMLKNHLAGGVRKGALTQEQADAKFAAWVEAKATKISDKEAGLSKAQSDAKAAAFAAEKAVNEARIEAAKPVVEEVVEAAAETEAEEVAPDTIDEAQAKSAE; encoded by the coding sequence ATGTCTGTAAAGATTAGATTACAAAGACACGGTAAAAAAGGGAAACCATTCTATTGGATCGTTGCCGCTGATGCTCGTGCAAAAAGAGATGGTAAATACTTAGAAAAAATAGGTACTTACAATCCAAACGTTAACCCTGCAGTTATTGATTTAGATGTAGATTTAGCTGTAACTTGGTTACAAAATGGTGCACAACCAACTGATACTGCAAAAAACATTTTATCTTACAAAGGTGCTATGTTAAAGAATCATTTAGCTGGTGGTGTAAGAAAAGGTGCTTTAACTCAAGAGCAAGCAGATGCAAAATTTGCAGCGTGGGTAGAAGCAAAAGCGACTAAGATTTCGGATAAAGAAGCTGGTTTATCTAAAGCACAATCTGATGCAAAAGCAGCAGCATTCGCAGCAGAAAAAGCAGTTAATGAAGCAAGAATTGAAGCAGCTAAACCAGTTGTTGAAGAGGTTGTAGAAGCAGCAGCAGAAACTGAAGCAGAAGAAGTTGCTCCAGATACTATTGATGAAGCTCAAGCAAAATCAGCAGAATAA
- a CDS encoding Crp/Fnr family transcriptional regulator, with product MFPIPRPNNNGYENFDLFSEINNSNIQFCEEHILEINVKKNRYIYLPSNKENYIYEIIQGAVKLGGYSDNGESFVYEVLPHTEFFGNFKYLNGQFQEYAKAIVDCKIRVYNLDFFKATVLTTPFISNWFISYIVKRWCAAEVKLKNIKEKQIEERIASLQNHYSVPIEDANGKPYILFSLLTKQDMGDLIGVTRQTVASIIQKEKQLIF from the coding sequence ATGTTTCCCATCCCTAGACCAAATAATAACGGTTATGAAAATTTTGACCTATTTTCTGAAATAAATAATTCAAACATACAATTTTGTGAAGAACATATACTTGAAATAAACGTAAAAAAAAATAGATATATATATTTGCCATCAAACAAAGAAAACTACATCTACGAGATAATACAAGGTGCTGTAAAACTTGGCGGATACTCAGACAATGGAGAAAGTTTTGTTTATGAAGTTTTGCCTCATACAGAGTTTTTTGGTAATTTCAAATATCTTAATGGTCAGTTTCAAGAATACGCAAAAGCAATAGTAGACTGTAAAATTAGAGTATACAATTTAGATTTTTTTAAAGCAACTGTGCTAACAACTCCATTTATTTCTAACTGGTTTATTTCTTATATAGTAAAACGATGGTGTGCTGCAGAAGTAAAATTAAAAAACATTAAAGAAAAACAGATTGAAGAAAGAATAGCTTCTCTTCAAAACCATTATAGTGTGCCTATCGAAGACGCAAATGGCAAACCTTATATTTTATTTAGCCTATTAACAAAACAGGATATGGGTGACCTTATCGGGGTCACCCGTCAAACTGTTGCTTCTATAATACAGAAAGAAAAGCAATTAATTTTTTAA
- a CDS encoding alkaline phosphatase D family protein, with protein MKKIIIVLLVFTVLSCKTTSKSSEDKAYSKQSTKEKTADFVLTFGSCNKPNQKNLLWDDIAQLNPDVWLWGGDIIYADTENMDKMEADYNLQKKQKGYANLLKETKVLGTWDDHDFGANDAGAEYPKKEKSQELLLNFLGVDKNSPRRKREGVYNSEVIETAKGSVKIILLDTRYFRTIINKKSVKGDQDNRTILGEQQWAWLESELVNSSAKFNIIVSSVQVIAEKHPYEKWANFPLERKKLLDVIVSSKANNVILLSGDRHISEFSKEEVNGLTYPLIDFTSSGMTHASENFTKEYNPARVGKVISTKSFGVLKINFDKKEVVMEMRGDGTLQQKIVQTYPI; from the coding sequence ATGAAAAAAATTATTATAGTACTTCTTGTTTTTACAGTTTTGTCTTGTAAAACAACTTCTAAATCAAGTGAAGATAAAGCTTATTCTAAGCAGTCTACAAAAGAAAAAACAGCAGATTTTGTACTTACTTTTGGCTCTTGTAATAAACCTAATCAAAAGAATCTGTTATGGGATGATATTGCTCAATTGAACCCAGATGTTTGGTTATGGGGAGGAGATATTATTTATGCAGACACGGAGAATATGGATAAAATGGAAGCCGATTATAATCTTCAAAAAAAGCAAAAAGGATATGCAAATCTTTTAAAAGAAACGAAGGTTTTGGGAACTTGGGATGATCATGATTTTGGAGCCAATGATGCAGGCGCTGAATATCCTAAAAAAGAAAAAAGTCAGGAACTATTGTTGAATTTTTTGGGAGTTGATAAAAATTCTCCTAGAAGAAAAAGAGAAGGGGTGTATAATTCTGAAGTTATCGAAACAGCTAAAGGATCTGTAAAAATTATTTTGTTAGATACTCGTTATTTTAGAACAATTATTAACAAAAAAAGTGTAAAAGGTGATCAAGATAATCGTACTATTTTAGGTGAACAACAATGGGCTTGGTTAGAAAGTGAGTTGGTTAATTCATCTGCAAAATTTAATATTATTGTAAGTAGTGTGCAGGTAATTGCAGAAAAACATCCTTATGAAAAGTGGGCAAACTTTCCGTTAGAACGTAAAAAACTACTTGATGTAATTGTATCTTCAAAAGCTAATAATGTTATTCTATTGTCTGGAGATCGTCATATATCGGAGTTTTCTAAAGAAGAAGTAAATGGCTTAACTTACCCTTTAATTGATTTTACATCTAGTGGAATGACACACGCAAGTGAGAACTTTACTAAAGAATACAATCCTGCAAGAGTAGGTAAAGTTATTTCTACAAAAAGTTTTGGGGTGTTAAAAATTAATTTTGATAAAAAAGAGGTTGTGATGGAAATGCGTGGAGATGGCACGCTACAACAAAAAATTGTACAAACTTATCCTATATAA
- a CDS encoding endonuclease/exonuclease/phosphatase family protein: MKNSIYILVFLILISCGGSKNLIEKDASFSEKSYVGKENGEVIPSGYIFPEKDSFKVLSWNVEHFVDSFNDPYIDSKRENKPDSLMYNKVANLVTALKKIDADVVVLQEFESAKFLRSIADENLPNMGYTYFADVPSQGWYMNVVVMSRFPLGIIYGYGNVTTPLLEYKNEEGQLETQNTLNTRMWSIEVYPTKDYNFLLTGVHLKAGRGERNIAMRKGQINFLKQQYKRFLKEDKNKNILVVGDFNSVQGSEEINLFLNEKVKREKFIDPLPKIVMTHTSDDPKRRLDYMLMNTNMYKEYKENSAEVPQLFAPQKMREISDHLPVTTTFIIK, from the coding sequence ATGAAAAATAGTATTTACATTTTAGTTTTTTTAATTTTAATAAGCTGCGGAGGTTCAAAGAATTTAATAGAAAAAGATGCTTCTTTTTCTGAAAAAAGTTATGTAGGAAAAGAAAATGGAGAAGTAATTCCTTCTGGTTACATTTTTCCTGAAAAAGATAGTTTTAAAGTCCTTTCTTGGAACGTAGAGCATTTTGTAGATTCTTTTAATGATCCTTATATAGATTCTAAAAGGGAAAATAAACCCGATTCTTTAATGTATAATAAAGTAGCAAATTTAGTAACTGCTTTAAAGAAAATAGATGCAGATGTAGTTGTATTGCAAGAATTTGAAAGTGCAAAATTTTTAAGAAGTATTGCTGATGAAAATTTGCCAAACATGGGGTATACCTATTTTGCAGATGTGCCTAGCCAGGGTTGGTATATGAATGTAGTGGTTATGAGTAGGTTTCCGTTAGGTATTATTTATGGATACGGAAATGTAACAACTCCACTTTTAGAGTATAAAAATGAAGAAGGACAATTAGAAACACAAAACACTTTAAATACTAGAATGTGGTCTATAGAAGTATATCCTACTAAAGATTATAATTTTTTACTTACCGGAGTTCATTTAAAAGCAGGTAGAGGAGAACGAAATATAGCAATGAGAAAAGGGCAGATTAACTTTCTGAAACAACAGTATAAGCGATTCTTAAAAGAAGACAAGAACAAAAATATTTTAGTAGTCGGAGATTTTAATAGTGTACAAGGTAGCGAAGAAATTAATCTATTTCTAAATGAAAAAGTAAAGAGAGAAAAATTTATAGATCCATTACCAAAAATAGTAATGACACATACTTCAGATGACCCAAAAAGAAGGTTAGATTATATGTTGATGAATACCAATATGTATAAAGAATATAAAGAAAATTCTGCTGAAGTACCTCAGCTTTTTGCACCGCAAAAAATGAGAGAAATTAGTGATCATTTACCAGTAACCACAACATTTATAATTAAATAA
- a CDS encoding TonB-dependent receptor, which produces MKLSVVKNRLTISMMITFGLLFFNIHQSLGQATNATVKGIITDKSGEPLMGATVIVKNTSTGFSSGATTSETGRYKIQQLPLGGPYSVTAKYLGFTELAQKGFLLNLNDALTVDFVLQESATSLDEIVISSNGLTKRIQQMGASTKIGEVQIKNLPSEGRNFTRLTSLSPLQGAGSLNLGGQRSTSTNVTIDGVNFRNTLTAGEVGRGPYTISQEAIREFEVSTNDYDVSQGRQGGGSITSVTKSGTNEFEGSAFFYHRADNLQSQYTIQGQDREADFYNSQSGFSLGGPIIKDKLHFFLVYERQDAGDPQFIANIQSDNDANNLQISEESLNRFLQIGRDQYGLSDSKQVGQFDRVTEANNLFFRLDWQINAKHRLTFRNLYNKWDNPLSVSDNSNIEVAESYSDFESKENSMFLSLRSAFSSSVTNEFKVQYQHAERVFGPNSELPSQNIPRAIVQVESVLPNGNSSSRSVQLGGQRYSPETNLENQLQISNTTYLSAGKFNFTFGTDNLITYLETQLSNEQNGRFFFDSLDDFENLNASRYAREVPLQGSSLVKQTVLDLSLFAQVEFDINPNLNIAAGIRYDATAFLDDAEYNPLVDQELGIRTDVKPEDFDNIQPRVQLTWNIEGNDTDILKIGGGVFTSQPHYYAQVNNIQNSGTLLGAIDVTGANVPTPDFEGYRNDPSTAPGVPAGVTPFSTINAVSPDFEVPTIYKANVNYTHFFGDRYSLGVNAVFSHTKNNYVYQEANLVAEPYFVTPQGREVFVPANTISSNGNTDWTESRKSDLVGRTLVLTSDGILDNLALVVDGSARIGKDGYVNASFTVNRSKDNSSYNCCVANTSTFLPVKGDPRDLNYGYSDNHFDTKIVVNGATPTWKGFTLGATIVGTGGTRYSLKSGGNRSANGDFNLSNEIAYIFNPNDASTPQYIKDSYNQVLNDPETSQGFKDYLKESYGSFAQRNGGKNPFSATVDLRLVKKFSFLNPKHALEISADVFNFMNLLNKEWGRSHNFGNRNFMNINGFDQTTNSYEYNIQTGAGTEPINGTPWRLQFGVRYSFN; this is translated from the coding sequence ATGAAATTATCAGTAGTAAAAAATCGCTTAACCATTAGTATGATGATTACTTTTGGGCTATTATTTTTTAACATTCATCAATCTTTGGGGCAAGCAACAAATGCAACCGTAAAAGGAATAATAACAGACAAAAGTGGAGAGCCTTTAATGGGCGCTACCGTAATTGTTAAAAATACTTCTACAGGATTTAGTTCTGGAGCAACAACTAGTGAAACTGGAAGGTACAAAATTCAACAATTACCTTTAGGAGGTCCTTATTCTGTAACTGCAAAATATTTAGGTTTTACAGAATTAGCTCAAAAAGGTTTTTTATTAAACTTAAATGATGCATTAACTGTTGATTTTGTATTACAAGAATCTGCTACTTCTTTAGATGAGATTGTTATTTCTTCTAATGGTTTAACAAAACGTATTCAGCAAATGGGAGCTTCAACAAAAATTGGAGAAGTTCAAATTAAAAACTTACCATCTGAAGGAAGAAATTTCACAAGACTTACTAGTTTGTCTCCGTTGCAAGGAGCCGGAAGTCTAAATTTAGGAGGTCAAAGAAGTACGTCTACAAATGTAACTATCGATGGTGTTAATTTTAGAAACACTTTAACAGCTGGCGAGGTTGGTAGAGGTCCTTATACGATTTCTCAAGAAGCCATTAGAGAATTTGAAGTTTCTACAAATGATTATGATGTAAGTCAAGGTCGCCAGGGTGGAGGTTCAATTACTTCTGTAACAAAATCGGGTACAAATGAGTTTGAGGGAAGTGCTTTCTTTTACCATAGAGCAGATAACCTTCAAAGTCAATATACCATACAAGGACAAGATAGAGAAGCAGATTTTTATAACTCTCAATCTGGTTTTAGTTTAGGAGGTCCAATAATTAAAGATAAGTTGCATTTTTTCTTAGTTTATGAAAGACAAGATGCAGGAGATCCTCAATTTATTGCAAACATACAAAGTGATAATGATGCAAATAATTTACAAATTTCAGAAGAAAGTTTAAATCGTTTTTTACAAATAGGTAGAGATCAATATGGTTTAAGTGATTCTAAACAAGTAGGGCAATTTGATAGAGTAACAGAAGCAAATAACTTATTTTTTAGATTAGATTGGCAAATTAACGCTAAGCACAGACTAACATTTAGAAACTTATATAATAAATGGGACAATCCTTTAAGTGTAAGTGATAATTCTAATATAGAAGTTGCCGAGTCTTATTCTGATTTTGAATCAAAAGAAAATAGTATGTTTCTGTCATTACGTTCTGCTTTTTCATCGAGCGTAACGAATGAGTTTAAAGTTCAATACCAACATGCAGAACGTGTTTTTGGACCTAATTCAGAATTGCCATCACAAAATATACCAAGAGCAATTGTACAAGTAGAATCTGTTTTGCCAAATGGTAATAGCAGTAGTAGAAGTGTACAATTAGGAGGACAACGTTATTCGCCAGAAACTAATTTAGAAAATCAACTTCAGATATCAAATACAACATATCTTAGCGCAGGTAAATTTAACTTTACGTTTGGTACAGATAACTTAATTACCTACTTAGAAACGCAATTATCTAATGAGCAAAATGGTCGTTTTTTCTTTGATTCTTTAGATGATTTCGAAAACTTAAACGCTTCTAGATATGCAAGAGAAGTACCTTTACAGGGATCTTCTTTAGTGAAACAAACTGTTTTAGATTTATCGCTTTTTGCTCAAGTAGAATTTGATATAAATCCTAATTTAAATATTGCAGCAGGTATCCGTTATGATGCAACAGCATTTTTAGATGATGCAGAATATAATCCTTTAGTTGATCAAGAATTAGGAATTCGTACAGATGTAAAACCAGAAGATTTTGATAATATTCAACCAAGAGTTCAATTAACGTGGAATATTGAAGGAAATGATACTGATATTTTGAAAATTGGTGGAGGTGTCTTTACTTCTCAACCCCATTATTATGCACAAGTTAATAACATTCAAAATAGTGGAACTTTATTAGGAGCTATTGATGTTACAGGTGCAAATGTACCAACACCAGATTTTGAAGGATATAGAAATGACCCAAGTACTGCACCCGGTGTTCCAGCAGGAGTAACTCCATTTTCTACTATAAATGCGGTCAGTCCAGATTTTGAAGTACCAACTATTTATAAAGCAAACGTAAATTATACGCACTTTTTTGGAGATAGATATAGTTTAGGAGTAAATGCTGTTTTTAGTCATACTAAAAACAACTATGTATACCAGGAAGCAAATTTAGTAGCAGAACCTTATTTTGTAACGCCACAAGGTAGAGAGGTTTTTGTACCTGCAAACACAATTTCTTCAAATGGGAATACAGACTGGACGGAGTCTAGAAAATCTGATTTAGTAGGTAGAACTTTAGTGTTAACTTCTGATGGAATTTTAGATAATCTTGCTTTAGTGGTAGATGGTTCTGCTAGAATAGGAAAAGATGGTTATGTAAATGCAAGTTTTACTGTAAATCGTTCTAAAGACAATTCTTCTTACAACTGTTGTGTTGCTAATACGTCTACTTTTTTACCTGTTAAAGGAGATCCAAGAGATTTAAATTATGGTTATTCAGATAATCATTTTGACACTAAAATTGTTGTAAACGGAGCAACACCAACTTGGAAAGGATTTACCTTAGGTGCAACAATTGTGGGGACAGGAGGTACAAGGTATTCTCTTAAATCTGGCGGTAATAGAAGTGCAAATGGAGACTTTAATTTAAGTAATGAAATTGCATATATTTTTAATCCAAATGATGCAAGTACGCCTCAATATATTAAAGATAGTTATAATCAAGTTTTAAATGATCCAGAAACTTCTCAAGGTTTTAAAGATTATTTAAAAGAAAGTTATGGTAGTTTTGCACAAAGAAACGGAGGGAAAAATCCTTTTAGTGCAACAGTAGATCTTCGTCTTGTAAAGAAGTTTAGTTTTTTAAACCCTAAACATGCTTTAGAAATATCTGCAGACGTTTTTAACTTTATGAACTTATTAAATAAAGAGTGGGGACGCAGTCATAATTTTGGAAACAGAAATTTTATGAATATTAACGGATTTGATCAAACAACAAATAGCTACGAATACAATATACAAACAGGTGCTGGTACAGAGCCAATAAACGGAACTCCTTGGAGATTGCAGTTTGGTGTAAGGTATTCGTTTAATTAA
- a CDS encoding PA2169 family four-helix-bundle protein — protein MKYTEKISNKLNELLEKNYDAEKGYLNAAENVDNPKLKIFFKKRASERSQFAKELRTEILSYGQIPEDNGTLKGAAHRNWMTLKSLFSSNDEEAILEETIRGERTSLEEYTEILDKDNEFAPSTRKMIEMQKQKIQGAVNLLMVKEELA, from the coding sequence ATGAAGTACACAGAAAAAATTTCGAACAAATTAAACGAATTATTAGAAAAAAATTATGATGCCGAAAAAGGGTATTTAAACGCTGCAGAAAATGTAGATAACCCTAAATTAAAAATTTTCTTTAAAAAGAGAGCTAGCGAGAGAAGTCAGTTTGCAAAAGAACTTAGAACAGAAATTTTATCTTATGGGCAAATACCAGAAGATAATGGCACATTAAAAGGAGCGGCGCATAGAAACTGGATGACATTAAAATCATTATTTAGCTCAAATGATGAAGAGGCAATTTTAGAAGAAACCATTAGAGGAGAAAGAACTAGTTTAGAAGAATATACTGAAATTCTAGATAAAGATAATGAATTTGCACCATCAACTAGAAAGATGATAGAAATGCAGAAACAGAAAATTCAAGGTGCCGTTAATTTATTAATGGTAAAAGAAGAATTAGCCTAA